The following proteins are encoded in a genomic region of Saccharopolyspora antimicrobica:
- a CDS encoding MarR family winged helix-turn-helix transcriptional regulator translates to MPDTREQLIADIGRAVSEFQDATDEVDEAGAARLGVNRTDLRCLNVLNRHGALTAGALATEVGLSTGATTIAVDRLARQGYVERVRADQDRRRITITITPAATALIEELWGPIEEESHELLRRRSQAELKAIREFLREGAKFQTDHAARIRRED, encoded by the coding sequence ATGCCGGACACCCGAGAGCAGCTGATCGCCGACATCGGCCGTGCGGTCAGCGAGTTCCAGGACGCCACCGACGAGGTCGACGAAGCGGGCGCGGCGCGGCTGGGCGTGAACCGCACCGATCTGCGGTGCCTCAACGTGCTCAACAGGCACGGAGCGCTGACGGCCGGTGCGCTGGCCACCGAGGTCGGCCTCAGCACCGGCGCCACGACGATCGCCGTCGACCGCCTCGCCCGCCAGGGCTACGTCGAGCGGGTGCGCGCCGATCAGGACCGCCGCCGGATCACGATCACGATCACGCCTGCGGCGACGGCGCTCATCGAGGAGCTGTGGGGGCCGATCGAGGAGGAGTCCCACGAGCTCCTGCGGCGGCGGAGCCAGGCCGAGCTCAAGGCCATCCGCGAATTCCTCCGCGAAGGCGCGAAGTTCCAGACCGACCACGCCGCCAGGATCCGGCGCGAGGATTGA
- a CDS encoding SAM-dependent methyltransferase → MTADSDGETPIHIDTSKASIARVYDAFLGGKDNYEVDREVFHRVREVTPEAAQLAWDNRQFLIRATRFIAAEAGVTQFLDCGSGLPTAENTHQVAQRIAPEARVVYVDNDPVVLAHGRALLEENPQTHFSPADIFEPAQILQDDVVRSRLDFTEPIALFQMGTLHHYDGERPPQDIMREYVEALPSGSYVGISHFLDPETEEFSDLARRMEQTFLHSPMGTGVFRTRAEIEGMFPGLEFVDPGLVLCADWWPTGPRLKPLYPVQHCIAGAVARKP, encoded by the coding sequence ATGACTGCCGACTCCGACGGCGAGACCCCGATCCACATCGACACGAGCAAAGCCAGCATCGCCCGCGTCTACGACGCCTTCCTCGGCGGCAAGGACAACTACGAGGTGGACCGCGAGGTCTTCCACCGGGTCCGCGAGGTCACCCCGGAAGCGGCCCAACTCGCCTGGGACAACAGGCAGTTCCTGATACGGGCCACCCGGTTCATCGCCGCCGAGGCCGGTGTCACCCAGTTCCTGGACTGCGGATCCGGGCTGCCGACCGCGGAGAACACCCACCAGGTCGCTCAGCGGATCGCCCCCGAGGCGCGAGTCGTCTACGTCGACAACGACCCGGTGGTGCTCGCGCACGGGCGCGCGCTGCTGGAGGAGAACCCGCAGACCCACTTCAGCCCGGCCGACATCTTCGAACCGGCGCAGATCCTGCAGGACGACGTGGTGCGCAGCCGCCTGGACTTCACCGAGCCGATCGCGCTGTTCCAGATGGGTACCCTGCACCACTACGACGGCGAGCGCCCGCCGCAGGACATCATGCGCGAGTACGTCGAAGCGCTGCCGTCGGGTTCCTACGTCGGCATCAGCCACTTCCTGGACCCGGAGACCGAGGAGTTCAGCGACCTGGCCCGGCGCATGGAGCAGACGTTCCTGCACAGCCCGATGGGCACCGGAGTCTTCCGCACCCGGGCCGAGATCGAGGGCATGTTCCCGGGCCTGGAGTTCGTGGATCCGGGCCTGGTGCTCTGCGCCGACTGGTGGCCGACCGGCCCGCGCCTGAAGCCGCTCTACCCGGTCCAGCACTGCATCGCCGGAGCGGTGGCCCGCAAGCCCTGA
- a CDS encoding helix-turn-helix domain-containing protein: protein MARDGAARDGSPTARRIILGAQLRRLREAAEILPSEAARAIRGSESKISRMELGRVSLKERDIEDLLTLYQVHDLAERAHFLALVTESRQPGWWNRYADSMPSWFQDYVGLEGVAARIQTYELQFIPGLLQTEAYAMALASSGHPSLADEDARRRVSLRMKRQKLLARPDAPRLWAVIDESVLHRPIGGNAVMRAQIDHLLEMSKRPNIALQVVPFALSGYAAEGSFTLLRFAEPELPDVVYLEHLSGALYLDKRDEIERYSRTLDRLMVDARTPDRTRQMLRKVRDAH from the coding sequence ATGGCGCGGGACGGTGCGGCCCGCGACGGGAGCCCGACGGCACGTCGCATCATCCTGGGCGCCCAGCTGCGCCGGCTGCGCGAGGCCGCCGAGATCCTGCCCTCGGAGGCGGCGCGGGCGATCCGCGGCTCGGAGTCCAAGATCAGCCGCATGGAGCTGGGCCGGGTTTCGCTGAAGGAACGCGACATCGAGGACCTGCTCACCCTCTACCAGGTGCACGACCTCGCCGAGCGCGCGCACTTCCTGGCGCTGGTCACCGAGTCCCGGCAGCCGGGCTGGTGGAACCGGTACGCGGATTCGATGCCGTCGTGGTTCCAGGACTACGTCGGCCTGGAAGGCGTCGCCGCCCGGATCCAGACCTACGAGCTGCAGTTCATCCCGGGCCTGCTGCAGACCGAGGCCTACGCGATGGCGCTGGCCTCCTCCGGGCACCCCTCGCTGGCCGATGAGGACGCGCGGCGGCGGGTGTCGCTGCGGATGAAGCGCCAGAAGCTGCTCGCCCGCCCGGACGCCCCGCGCCTGTGGGCGGTCATCGACGAATCCGTGCTGCACCGCCCCATCGGCGGCAACGCGGTCATGCGCGCGCAGATCGACCACCTGCTGGAGATGTCCAAGCGGCCCAACATCGCGCTGCAGGTGGTGCCCTTCGCGCTGAGCGGGTACGCGGCGGAGGGTTCGTTCACGCTGCTGCGCTTCGCCGAACCCGAGCTGCCGGACGTCGTCTACCTGGAGCACCTCAGCGGCGCGCTGTACCTGGACAAGCGGGACGAGATCGAGCGCTACAGCCGTACACTCGATCGGCTGATGGTCGATGCGCGCACTCCGGACCGGACCCGGCAGATGCTGCGAAAAGTCCGCGACGCGCACTGA
- a CDS encoding DUF397 domain-containing protein, translating into MNGRFEAPVTALQGVTWRKSRHSGKWGNCLELAALADGTIALRQSREPDGTALIYTRAELAAFLSGAKDGEFDDLVS; encoded by the coding sequence ATGAACGGTAGGTTCGAAGCCCCCGTCACCGCCCTGCAGGGCGTGACCTGGCGAAAGTCCCGGCACAGCGGCAAGTGGGGCAACTGCCTCGAGCTCGCGGCGCTGGCCGATGGAACCATCGCGTTGCGCCAATCGCGCGAGCCGGACGGCACCGCGCTGATCTACACCAGAGCCGAGCTGGCCGCTTTCCTCAGCGGCGCCAAGGACGGTGAGTTCGATGACCTCGTCAGCTGA
- a CDS encoding tetratricopeptide repeat protein: protein MSLWEQRVTMARRLWSNGDLAAAEQELRTVLDDGDFDAAAHAACLLGGLLDERGDHEQARAMHQRTIDSGHPIYAQLAAISLGLLLFDADDLIAAQAVLRFAAEGADPDAAGRADALLAQVLHMLGDVEGAREARERAMTSSDPGVVEIAGELELPAPGERSTDQYLQVAYEQACSLLEQGREHDAEPILRRLLDSGHPNYGSLGAAKLYALHADDQSIARQMAERIISYRHPEHLGWGHVLLGGVLEDSGDAAAAAEAFRSAADDPRPNIRLHALIHLGMQLRALGRPDQAREIYQRVINTRHPHFSVEALGVLAELQRDEGDIAGAIETFGRVEASGHSGKAPLAAYNLGALQYEHGDAEAAIAAFRRAAQAEDPRVAHQAELALSMVDVMDAQQDPAGEDAKQLAMRAHQAAGAGDMDAARLAYQQVIDMDARMWSVMAANSLGLLEAVSGETEQARRTLQRASTAEDASLVQDAIFRRALVEEPAAGPVLEALFRLEHNEDGGLDRLVEGGEPQVRDLALLVQAELLLTSDVTAAVELLGPLTDSPNRLVRTKSGQLLAAWLVREQRTDDAVRLLERIVADGHPMLLPWSAAQLGHLLVEHGEPEDVIAAFATAAAAGYPSLLGEVFGKLAMLYRVAGHDEDLKALYRTTMASGHPELAPRAAYLLGEELVHAYDLDGALKCFDRAAGTDSEVAALAAFGAHAIRRDLDSSRAVLAELDDVRLHNATELCMDLARQSQANGDAEFTEWALSLLAEAGAPDRQPEALLYLGALRNETGDVAGAREAWEEAAREGVPDEVAIARCSIAELLEKDGDLDGAEAQLAEVAADDDTASAADAALRLGVLRDEHEDFDGALEAFDRAASVGNETEAALATAYTAALLAKRGETDLAKQAYERAIVSGVAEVQARAALELGNLLRDTGDEAGAKAAYEQALAFDDPDISPRVYQEMGAETAELRAYRLMAANDVEGAREAITEHFGSQRVADFWCAAWADLTAAAQVLTEVTGDDLWTCTKLALDFGTSVEDPAEARAYFRMAADHGHPELAPTGLLRLGHLAEEQRENAIALTWYRRAVADSEPGAQAGVLLAQLLSRLNDVEGAKAASRRAFATGTSIPALDAGVLLGQLHHESGDPVEARRVWEQAEAAAESPEQFGDALHRRIAQIGETADESDELLHRASRSDHPSTAINAMLWLGERAVQADDLDAAVRWFGEAAALDVPEQSEAARSRLANMLLAQGDRDAARIEYERVSRSATPDIAARGELGIGMIRHEEGDLPGAVAAYVKAAGRAVHEGLAEDAVHGARVVLEQQHSGGDHRAAADTLRRLAEVVPERDVAEWAYEAGTEFLGAEDTDSALVYLRCAVEIGAPEPDPAAVLALGETLQRRDDLAGARQAYERVLASGDERAAALAKYRLVALLGEDDPAAAEELMQRPDEVLNPAMKLMLGLKRQDEGDATGAIEMFREAADSADEQFSPMAVYALAQSLRREGEVEQARETYRQLVEAAPHDHYAGQALLELAAIAYHAEDDEEARAWNVRAWESDDPDLSAKAAMNLGLIAKRRRDVEAATPWFQALIDLGHPSAALAAAHLAELHYWREEHAEAARHYGYTLANTEDSELIAEAAYRVGEFHYQRGDLNAAREFLDRAVRTEDEAFAAQANTLLARLG, encoded by the coding sequence GTGTCACTGTGGGAACAGCGGGTCACCATGGCTCGGCGGCTGTGGAGCAACGGTGACCTCGCCGCCGCGGAGCAGGAGTTGCGCACCGTCCTCGACGACGGCGACTTCGACGCCGCAGCGCACGCCGCCTGCCTGCTCGGCGGGCTGCTCGACGAGCGCGGTGACCACGAGCAGGCCCGCGCGATGCACCAGCGGACCATCGATTCCGGGCACCCGATCTACGCGCAGCTCGCCGCGATCTCCCTCGGCCTGCTGCTGTTCGACGCCGACGACCTGATCGCCGCCCAGGCCGTGCTGCGCTTCGCCGCCGAGGGCGCCGACCCGGACGCCGCCGGGCGCGCCGACGCGCTGCTGGCCCAGGTGCTGCACATGCTCGGCGATGTCGAGGGCGCCAGGGAAGCGCGCGAGCGGGCGATGACCAGCAGCGATCCCGGCGTGGTCGAGATCGCCGGCGAGCTGGAGCTGCCGGCGCCGGGCGAGCGTTCCACCGACCAGTACCTCCAGGTGGCCTACGAGCAGGCGTGCTCGCTGCTGGAGCAGGGACGCGAACACGACGCCGAACCGATCCTGCGGCGGCTGCTGGACAGCGGGCACCCGAACTACGGATCGCTGGGCGCCGCGAAGCTCTACGCGCTGCACGCCGATGATCAGTCGATCGCCCGGCAGATGGCCGAGCGGATCATCTCCTACCGCCACCCCGAACACCTCGGCTGGGGCCACGTGCTGCTGGGCGGCGTGCTGGAGGACTCCGGCGACGCGGCGGCAGCGGCCGAGGCGTTCCGGTCGGCGGCCGACGATCCGCGCCCCAACATCCGGCTGCACGCGCTGATCCACCTCGGCATGCAGCTGCGCGCCCTGGGCCGGCCGGACCAGGCGCGCGAGATCTACCAGCGGGTGATCAACACCCGGCACCCGCACTTCTCGGTCGAGGCGCTGGGCGTGCTGGCCGAGCTGCAGCGCGACGAGGGCGACATCGCCGGGGCGATCGAGACCTTCGGTCGCGTCGAGGCCTCCGGGCATTCCGGCAAGGCACCGCTGGCCGCCTACAACCTGGGTGCGTTGCAGTACGAGCACGGTGACGCGGAGGCCGCCATCGCGGCGTTCCGCCGGGCCGCCCAGGCCGAGGACCCGCGCGTCGCGCACCAGGCCGAACTCGCACTGTCCATGGTGGACGTCATGGACGCGCAGCAGGACCCGGCGGGCGAGGACGCCAAGCAGCTCGCGATGCGGGCGCACCAGGCCGCGGGTGCGGGCGACATGGACGCCGCCCGCCTGGCCTACCAGCAGGTCATCGACATGGACGCGCGGATGTGGTCGGTGATGGCGGCCAACTCGCTCGGCCTGCTGGAGGCCGTCTCCGGCGAGACCGAGCAGGCCCGCCGCACCCTGCAGCGCGCTTCGACGGCCGAGGACGCCTCGCTCGTGCAGGACGCGATCTTCCGCCGTGCACTCGTCGAGGAGCCGGCCGCCGGCCCGGTGCTGGAGGCGCTCTTCCGGTTGGAGCACAACGAGGACGGCGGGCTCGACCGGCTCGTGGAGGGTGGGGAACCGCAGGTGCGCGACCTGGCGCTGCTGGTGCAGGCCGAGTTGCTGCTGACCTCGGACGTCACCGCCGCGGTGGAACTGCTGGGCCCGCTGACCGACTCGCCGAACCGGCTGGTGCGGACCAAGTCCGGTCAGCTGCTGGCCGCTTGGCTGGTCCGCGAGCAGCGGACCGACGACGCGGTGCGGCTGCTGGAGCGGATCGTCGCCGACGGGCACCCGATGCTGCTCCCGTGGTCGGCCGCGCAGCTCGGCCACCTGCTGGTGGAGCACGGCGAGCCGGAGGACGTGATCGCGGCGTTCGCCACGGCCGCGGCGGCGGGATATCCGTCGCTGCTGGGCGAGGTCTTCGGCAAGCTCGCGATGCTCTACCGCGTCGCCGGGCACGACGAGGACCTCAAGGCGCTCTACCGGACCACCATGGCCAGCGGTCACCCGGAGCTCGCGCCGCGCGCGGCCTACCTGCTGGGCGAGGAGCTGGTGCACGCCTACGACCTGGACGGGGCGCTGAAGTGCTTCGACCGCGCCGCGGGCACGGATTCGGAAGTCGCCGCGCTGGCGGCCTTCGGCGCGCACGCCATCCGGCGCGATCTCGACAGCTCGCGGGCCGTTCTCGCCGAGCTGGACGATGTGCGGCTGCACAACGCCACGGAGCTGTGCATGGACCTGGCGCGCCAGAGCCAGGCGAACGGCGACGCCGAGTTCACCGAGTGGGCGTTATCGCTGCTGGCCGAAGCCGGGGCTCCCGACCGGCAGCCGGAGGCGCTGCTCTACCTCGGCGCGCTGCGCAACGAGACCGGCGATGTTGCCGGCGCCCGCGAGGCCTGGGAGGAGGCGGCGCGCGAGGGCGTTCCCGACGAAGTGGCGATCGCCCGGTGCAGCATCGCGGAACTGCTGGAGAAGGACGGTGACCTGGACGGCGCTGAGGCGCAGCTCGCCGAAGTCGCCGCGGACGACGACACCGCGAGCGCCGCCGACGCCGCGTTGCGGTTGGGTGTGCTGCGCGATGAGCACGAGGACTTCGACGGTGCGCTGGAGGCCTTCGACCGGGCCGCGTCGGTGGGGAACGAGACCGAGGCGGCGCTGGCGACCGCTTACACCGCAGCCCTGCTCGCCAAGCGCGGTGAAACCGACCTCGCCAAGCAGGCCTACGAGCGCGCGATCGTTTCCGGTGTCGCGGAGGTGCAGGCGCGCGCCGCGCTGGAGCTCGGCAACCTGCTGCGCGACACCGGGGACGAGGCCGGGGCGAAAGCCGCTTACGAGCAGGCGTTGGCGTTCGACGACCCGGACATCAGCCCCCGCGTCTACCAGGAGATGGGCGCCGAAACCGCGGAGCTGCGCGCCTACCGGCTGATGGCGGCCAACGACGTCGAGGGCGCGCGCGAGGCGATCACCGAGCACTTCGGCTCGCAACGGGTGGCCGACTTCTGGTGCGCGGCGTGGGCCGACCTGACCGCCGCGGCGCAGGTGCTGACCGAGGTCACCGGCGACGATCTGTGGACCTGCACGAAGCTGGCGCTGGACTTCGGCACCTCGGTGGAGGACCCGGCCGAAGCCCGGGCGTACTTCCGCATGGCCGCCGACCACGGTCACCCCGAACTCGCGCCGACGGGCCTGCTGCGGCTCGGCCACCTCGCCGAAGAGCAGCGGGAGAACGCGATCGCGCTGACCTGGTACCGCCGCGCCGTCGCCGACTCGGAGCCCGGCGCGCAGGCCGGCGTGCTGCTGGCGCAGCTGCTCTCCCGGCTCAACGACGTCGAGGGCGCGAAAGCCGCGTCCCGGCGCGCATTCGCCACGGGCACGAGCATTCCCGCGCTGGACGCCGGAGTGCTGCTCGGGCAGCTCCACCACGAGTCCGGCGATCCCGTCGAGGCCCGGCGGGTCTGGGAGCAGGCGGAAGCGGCCGCCGAATCGCCGGAGCAGTTCGGCGACGCGCTGCACCGCCGCATCGCGCAGATCGGCGAAACCGCTGATGAGTCGGACGAGCTGCTGCACCGCGCATCCCGCTCGGACCACCCGAGCACGGCGATCAACGCGATGCTCTGGCTCGGCGAGCGCGCGGTGCAGGCCGACGACCTCGACGCCGCCGTCCGCTGGTTCGGCGAGGCGGCGGCGCTGGACGTGCCGGAGCAGTCCGAGGCGGCGCGCAGCCGGCTGGCGAACATGCTGCTGGCACAAGGAGATCGCGACGCCGCCCGGATCGAGTACGAGCGGGTCAGCCGCTCCGCCACCCCGGACATCGCGGCGCGCGGAGAGCTGGGCATCGGCATGATCCGCCACGAGGAGGGCGACCTGCCCGGCGCGGTCGCGGCCTACGTCAAGGCAGCGGGCCGCGCCGTCCACGAAGGACTGGCCGAGGACGCCGTGCACGGTGCCCGGGTCGTGCTGGAGCAGCAGCACTCGGGCGGGGATCACCGCGCGGCGGCGGACACGTTGCGCAGGCTCGCCGAGGTGGTTCCGGAGCGCGATGTCGCGGAATGGGCCTACGAGGCGGGAACCGAGTTCCTGGGCGCCGAGGACACCGATTCGGCGCTGGTCTACCTGCGCTGCGCGGTGGAGATCGGTGCGCCGGAACCGGATCCGGCGGCGGTGCTGGCGCTGGGCGAGACCCTGCAGCGCCGCGACGACCTGGCGGGAGCGCGGCAGGCCTACGAGCGGGTCCTGGCCTCCGGCGACGAGCGCGCGGCCGCGCTGGCGAAGTACCGGCTGGTGGCGCTGCTGGGGGAGGACGACCCGGCGGCGGCCGAAGAACTCATGCAGCGCCCGGACGAAGTGCTGAACCCGGCGATGAAGCTGATGCTCGGGTTGAAGCGCCAGGACGAGGGCGACGCGACCGGGGCGATCGAGATGTTCCGCGAAGCTGCCGACAGCGCCGACGAGCAGTTCTCCCCGATGGCGGTCTACGCGCTGGCCCAGTCGCTGCGCCGCGAGGGCGAGGTGGAGCAGGCCCGGGAGACCTACCGGCAGCTCGTCGAAGCCGCGCCGCACGACCACTACGCGGGCCAGGCGCTGCTGGAACTGGCCGCGATCGCCTACCACGCCGAGGACGACGAAGAGGCGCGCGCGTGGAACGTGCGCGCGTGGGAGTCCGATGACCCGGACTTATCGGCGAAAGCGGCGATGAACCTGGGCCTGATCGCCAAGCGGCGGCGCGACGTCGAGGCGGCGACACCGTGGTTCCAGGCCCTGATCGACCTCGGCCACCCGTCGGCCGCGCTGGCCGCGGCGCACCTGGCGGAACTGCACTACTGGCGGGAGGAGCACGCCGAAGCGGCCCGCCACTACGGGTACACCCTCGCCAACACCGAGGACAGCGAGCTCATCGCCGAAGCGGCCTACCGGGTCGGCGAATTCCACTACCAGCGCGGTGATCTCAACGCCGCCCGCGAATTCCTCGACCGGGCGGTGCGCACCGAGGACGAAGCCTTCGCCGCGCAGGCGAACACGTTGCTGGCCCGTCTCGGCTGA
- a CDS encoding GH25 family lysozyme: MNPETPDQPRTPENHDNASTPKQASTSAAHRADQALRTAADRVRAWLAPLVERVLRWLAPLLRRVQDAPVVRRFRERVAPHVAAVQEKLPEPVVRASRTRSMQAGAAVAAVGVVGLVIGTAVAGPSQPEVEEAAMAAPIPEQQAAPAPEQQAALEQHATLQQQPAPQPVEPQVAAPEPEAPIGPPVEGIDVSNHNGSIDWGKVAADGKKFTFVLATDGTSFTNPRYGEQYHGAKGAGLIAGAYHFARPSSSSAEEQANRFLDVADYQSDGKTLPPVLDLEVDPNSGGCYGMSVDQMHQWTKTFNDKVKERTGKEPIIYANPSFWRQCMGGTNSFDGHPLWLASYGVDSPSVPNGFSNWHFWQYTDEGSVAGINGNTDLNQFKEGMARLEKLAR, from the coding sequence GTGAACCCCGAAACCCCCGACCAACCGAGAACCCCCGAAAACCACGACAACGCTTCCACCCCGAAGCAGGCGTCCACCTCCGCGGCCCACCGGGCCGACCAGGCACTTCGCACCGCCGCGGACCGCGTCCGCGCGTGGCTCGCGCCGCTGGTCGAGCGCGTGCTGCGGTGGCTGGCCCCGCTGCTGCGGCGGGTCCAGGACGCACCGGTGGTGCGGCGCTTCCGGGAGAGGGTTGCGCCGCACGTGGCCGCGGTTCAGGAGAAGCTTCCCGAGCCCGTAGTGCGGGCCTCGCGGACCCGTTCGATGCAGGCCGGTGCCGCGGTCGCGGCCGTCGGCGTGGTGGGCCTGGTGATCGGCACCGCCGTCGCCGGCCCGAGCCAGCCCGAGGTCGAGGAGGCCGCGATGGCCGCCCCGATCCCCGAGCAGCAGGCCGCTCCGGCCCCCGAGCAGCAGGCCGCCCTGGAGCAGCACGCCACGCTGCAGCAGCAGCCGGCCCCGCAGCCGGTGGAGCCGCAGGTCGCGGCACCCGAGCCGGAGGCCCCGATCGGCCCGCCGGTCGAAGGCATCGACGTGTCCAACCACAACGGGTCCATCGACTGGGGCAAGGTCGCCGCGGACGGCAAGAAGTTCACCTTCGTGCTGGCCACCGACGGCACCAGCTTCACCAACCCGCGGTACGGCGAGCAGTACCACGGCGCCAAGGGCGCCGGGCTGATCGCGGGCGCCTACCACTTCGCGCGGCCGAGCTCCTCCTCGGCCGAGGAGCAGGCCAACCGGTTCCTGGACGTGGCCGACTACCAGTCCGATGGCAAGACCCTGCCGCCGGTGCTGGACCTGGAGGTCGACCCGAACTCGGGCGGCTGCTACGGGATGTCGGTCGACCAGATGCACCAGTGGACCAAGACCTTCAACGACAAGGTCAAGGAGCGCACCGGCAAGGAGCCGATCATCTACGCGAACCCGTCCTTCTGGCGGCAGTGCATGGGTGGCACCAACTCCTTCGACGGACACCCGCTGTGGCTGGCGTCCTACGGTGTGGACAGCCCGTCGGTGCCCAACGGCTTCAGCAACTGGCACTTCTGGCAGTACACCGACGAGGGCAGCGTTGCCGGGATCAACGGCAACACCGACCTGAACCAGTTCAAGGAGGGCATGGCCCGCCTGGAGAAGCTGGCTCGCTGA
- a CDS encoding Tex family protein — MVTTVHQKIAEELGVRERQVQSAVELLDGGSTVPFIARYRKEATGALDDAQLRTLEERLRYLRELEERRSTVLESISSQGKLTDELAAQINAADSKARLEDIYLPYKPKRRTKAQIAIEAGLEPLADQLLSDPSNDPQQTAAGFVDADKGVADAQAALDGARSILVERFSEDADLIGELREKVWTRGRVTSKVREGKEEDGAKFADYFEFSESFTDLPSHRILALFRGENEEALELSLEPDDGSEQVGPTDYELRIAQQFGIADQGRPADKWLSDVVRWAWRTRILTRLSVDVRMRMRQHAEDEAVRVFAANLRDLLLAAPAGSRATMGLDPGYRTGVKVAVVDGTGKVVATDTIYPHQPQRQWDQSLAKLAALAKAHSVDLIAIGNGTASRETDKLAGELISQNPDLKLTKISVSEAGASVYSASAYASRELPDLDVSLRGAVSIARRLQDPLAELVKIDPKSIGVGQYQHDVSETKLSRSLDAVVEDCVNAVGVDVNTASAPLLTRVSGISESLAANIVAHRDTNGPFRTRQTLKDVARLGPKAFEQCAGFLRIPDGDDPLDSSAVHPEAYPVVQRIMGSTSTEIRELIGNTRVLKSLQPKDFVDDNFGLPTVTDILAELDKPGRDPRPEFKTATFADGVEKIADLKPGMTLEGVVTNVAAFGAFVDVGVHQDGLVHVSAMSKNFVNDPHDVVKSGDIVRVKVLDVDIPRKRISLTLRLDDEPGAGGKPERDANRGGGRGQGGGNRNGGGRGGKGGQNRNGGQGRGAQRQRDNAPTGAMADALRKAGFGK; from the coding sequence ATCGTGACGACTGTTCATCAGAAGATCGCCGAGGAGCTCGGCGTCCGCGAGCGCCAAGTGCAGTCGGCCGTCGAGCTGCTCGACGGCGGGTCGACTGTGCCGTTCATCGCCCGCTACCGGAAGGAAGCGACCGGCGCCCTCGACGACGCCCAGCTGCGCACGCTCGAAGAGCGGCTGCGCTACCTGCGCGAACTCGAAGAGCGGCGCAGCACGGTGTTGGAGTCGATCAGCTCCCAGGGCAAGCTGACCGACGAGCTGGCGGCGCAGATCAACGCGGCCGACTCCAAGGCCCGGCTGGAGGACATCTACCTCCCCTACAAGCCCAAGCGCCGCACCAAGGCCCAGATCGCCATCGAGGCGGGCCTGGAGCCGCTGGCCGACCAGCTGCTGAGCGACCCGAGCAACGACCCGCAGCAGACCGCGGCCGGTTTCGTCGACGCCGACAAGGGCGTCGCCGACGCGCAGGCCGCGCTGGACGGCGCGCGGTCGATCCTGGTGGAGCGCTTCTCCGAGGACGCCGACCTGATCGGCGAGCTGCGCGAGAAGGTCTGGACGCGCGGCCGCGTGACCTCCAAGGTCCGCGAGGGCAAGGAGGAGGACGGCGCGAAGTTCGCCGACTACTTCGAGTTCTCCGAGTCCTTCACCGACCTGCCCTCGCACCGCATCCTGGCGCTGTTCCGCGGTGAGAACGAGGAGGCGCTGGAGCTGTCCCTGGAGCCCGACGACGGTTCCGAGCAGGTCGGCCCGACGGACTACGAGCTGCGCATCGCCCAGCAGTTCGGCATCGCCGACCAGGGCCGCCCGGCGGACAAGTGGCTGTCGGACGTGGTCCGCTGGGCGTGGCGGACCCGCATCCTGACCCGGCTGAGCGTGGACGTGCGGATGCGGATGCGCCAGCACGCCGAGGATGAGGCGGTCCGGGTGTTCGCCGCCAACCTCCGCGACCTGCTGCTGGCCGCGCCCGCGGGCTCGCGCGCCACGATGGGCCTGGACCCGGGTTACCGGACCGGGGTGAAGGTCGCGGTCGTGGACGGCACCGGCAAGGTGGTGGCCACCGACACGATCTACCCGCACCAGCCGCAGCGGCAGTGGGACCAGTCGCTGGCCAAGCTGGCGGCGCTGGCCAAGGCGCACAGCGTGGACCTGATCGCGATCGGCAACGGCACGGCCTCCCGCGAGACCGACAAGCTGGCCGGCGAGCTGATCAGCCAGAACCCGGACCTGAAGCTCACCAAGATCTCGGTCTCCGAGGCGGGCGCGTCGGTGTACTCGGCCTCGGCCTACGCCTCGCGCGAGCTGCCGGACCTGGACGTCTCGCTGCGCGGCGCGGTGTCCATCGCCCGCCGCCTGCAGGACCCGCTGGCGGAGCTGGTGAAGATCGACCCGAAGTCGATCGGCGTCGGCCAGTACCAGCACGACGTGTCGGAGACGAAGCTGTCGCGCTCGCTGGACGCGGTGGTCGAGGACTGCGTGAACGCGGTCGGCGTGGACGTCAACACGGCGTCGGCCCCGCTGCTGACCCGTGTGTCGGGCATCAGCGAGTCGCTGGCGGCCAACATCGTCGCGCACCGCGACACCAACGGCCCGTTCCGCACCCGCCAGACCCTCAAGGACGTGGCCCGCCTGGGCCCGAAGGCCTTCGAGCAGTGCGCGGGCTTCCTCCGCATCCCGGACGGCGACGACCCGCTGGACTCCTCGGCGGTGCACCCGGAGGCCTACCCGGTGGTGCAGCGGATCATGGGCAGCACCAGCACCGAGATCCGCGAGCTGATCGGCAACACCCGGGTGCTGAAGTCGTTGCAGCCCAAGGACTTCGTGGACGACAACTTCGGCCTGCCGACGGTGACCGACATCCTCGCCGAGCTCGACAAGCCGGGCCGCGACCCGCGTCCGGAGTTCAAGACGGCGACCTTCGCCGACGGCGTGGAGAAGATCGCCGACCTCAAGCCGGGCATGACCCTGGAAGGCGTGGTCACCAACGTGGCGGCCTTCGGAGCCTTCGTGGACGTGGGCGTCCACCAGGACGGCCTGGTCCACGTCTCGGCGATGTCGAAGAACTTCGTCAACGACCCCCACGACGTGGTGAAGTCCGGGGACATCGTCCGAGTCAAGGTCCTCGACGTCGACATCCCCCGCAAGCGAATCTCCCTGACCCTGCGCCTCGACGATGAGCCCGGAGCGGGCGGCAAGCCGGAGCGAGACGCCAACCGCGGCGGCGGCCGAGGCCAGGGCGGCGGCAACCGCAACGGCGGCGGCCGAGGCGGCAAGGGCGGCCAGAACCGCAACGGAGGCCAAGGCCGCGGCGCTCAGCGTCAGCGCGACAACGCCCCGACCGGAGCAATGGCCGACGCCCTCCGCAAGGCAGGCTTCGGGAAGTGA